A genomic window from Pagrus major chromosome 23, Pma_NU_1.0 includes:
- the srsf2b gene encoding serine/arginine-rich splicing factor 2b isoform X2 has product MSYGRAPPDVDGMTSLKVDNLTYRTSPETLRRVFEKYGRVGDVYIPRDRYTKESRGFAFVRFHDKRDAEDAMDAMDGALLDGRELRVQMARYGRPPDSHYGGGGGGGGGGGGRRGGGGPPRRYSGHGRRSRSPRHRRRSRSRSRSRSRSRSRSRYSKSRSRSYSRSKSHSPRTKKAKAKSQSRSRSRSRSRSKSRSRSRTPTPASKRESRSRSKSQPKSAAENGGESP; this is encoded by the exons ATGAGTTACGGTCGGGCACCGCCAGACGTTGATGGCATGACTTCCCTCAAAGTGGACAACTTAACGTACCGAACATCCCCCGAAACCCTCAGGCGTGTTTTCGAGAAGTACGGTCGGGTAGGGGACGTCTACATCCCCCGAGACCGCTACACGAAAGAAAGTCGCGGGTTCGCGTTTGTGCGGTTCCACGACAAGCGGGACGCCGAAGACGCGATGGACGCCATGGACGGCGCGCTCCTCGACGGACGGGAGCTGCGGGTCCAGATGGCCCGGTACGGAAGACCCCCTGATTCCCACTACGGCGGTGGTGGCGGTGGCGGTGGCGGCGGTGGAGGACGGCGAGGTGGAGGAGGGCCGCCCAGGAGATACAGCGGGCATGGACGCCGAAGCAGGAG CCCGAGACACAGAAGACGGAGCAGATCCCGCAGCAGGAGCCGCTCTCGATCCAGAAGCCGATCCCGCTACAGCAAATCCAGGTCCCGGTCCTACTCCCGATCCAAGTCCCACTCTCCCAGGACCAAGAAGGCCAAGGCTAAGTCCCAGTCTCGTTCCAGATCTAGATCCAGGTCCCGGTCCAAGTCCAGGTCCAGAAGCCGCACCCCCACCCCCGCCTCCAAAAGAGAGTCCAGGTCGAGATCTAAAAGCCAGCCCAAGTcggcagcagaaaatggaggcGAATCCCCTTAG
- the mfsd11 gene encoding UNC93-like protein MFSD11 — MTPEGKRLLNIVILGFGFMFMFTAFQTCGNIEQTVIKSFNSTEFHGSGYTSMAIIYGVFSASNLIAPSVVTVVGPQLSMFFSGLLYSGYIAMFIYPYTWSFYTASVFVGIGAAILWTAQGNVLAINSTDNTIGRNSGIFWALLQFSLFFGNLYIYCAWHGHDHITDKDRQTVFISLTVISLVGCFLFFLIRKPDPEPAPAEASESLLQAESTESSTASSPHSGLCTQALDAFVKACKMFVTKEMLLLSTSIGYTGLELTFYSGVYGTCIGAMTQFGKDAKSLIGISGICIGIGEILGGGVFGMLNKCNRFGRNPVVLLGLITHFVAFYLIFLNIASDAPIAPEAGTDLQAYITPSLGVALLCSFLLGLGDSCFNTQLLSIIGFIFRDNSAPAFAVFKFIQSIMAALAFFYSNYLLLHWQLLILVVMGFLGSMTFFMAEGLAESTRRESDYDSI; from the exons ATGACTCCAGAGGGGAAGAGGCTGCTAAACATCGTTATCCTCGGCTTCGgctttatgttcatgtttactgCCTTTCAAACATGTGGCAATATAGAG CAAACAGTTATCAAGAGCTTCAATAGCACTGAGTTCCATGGGAGCGGATACACAAG CATGGCCATCATCTATGGCGTTTTCTCTGCATCCAACCTGATCGCCCCTTCAGTGGTGACTGTCGTCGGACCGCAGCTGTCGATGTTTTTTAGTGGGCTTCTGTACAG CGGCTACATCGCCATGTTCATTTACCCGTACACTTGGAGCTTCTATACAGCGTCTGTGTTTGTTGGAATAGGAGCAGCAA TCTTGTGGACGGCTCAGGGAAATGTGCTCGCCATCAACTCCACTGATAACACCATCGGAAGAAACAGTGGAATATTTTGGGCGCTGCTGCAGTTCAG cttaTTCTTTGgaaatctttacatttactgtGCCTGGCATGGACATGATCACATCACAG ACAAGGACCGTCAGACAGTGTTCATCTCTCTCACGGTGATCAGTCTGGTGGgttgcttcctcttctttctgaTCCGGAAGCCCGACCCTGAACCGGCTCCCGCTGAGGCATCAGAGTCGCTGCTGCAGGCGGAGTCCACAGAGAGCTCCACAGCAAG CTCACCTCACTCAGGCCTCTGCACACAAGCTCTGGACGCTTTTG ttaaagcctgtaaaatgtttgtcaccaaagagatgctgctgctgagcacCTCCATCGGATACACAG GTTTGGAGCTCACTTTCTACAGCGGGGTGTACGGGACGTGTATCGGAGCCATGACGCAGTTTGGCAAAGATGCAAAGAGTTTGATCGGCATCTCGGGCATTTGCATCGGAATAGGCGAGATCTTAG GAGGGGGCGTCTTCGGGATGCTGAATAAGTGCAACCGGTTCGGGAGGAACCCGGTGGTGCTGCTGGGGCTCATCACTCACTTTGTTGCTTTTTATCTGATTTTCTTGAACATCGCCAGCGACGCTCCGATCGCTCCGGAGGCAGGAACAGATCTGCAGGCCTACATCACCCCcag TCTCGGGGTGGCGTTGCTCTGCAGCTTCCTGCTCGGTTTGGGCGACAGCTGCTTCAACACTCAGCTCCTCAGCATCATCGGCTTCATATTCCGCGACAACAGCGCTCCGGCCTTCGCTGTCTTCAAGTTCATACAG tccaTCATGGCCGCTCTGGCCTTCTTCTACAGTAACtacctgctgctgcactggcAGCTGCTCATCCTGGTCGTGATGGGTTTTCTGGGCTCCATGACCTTCTTCATGGCCGAGGGGCTGGCCGAGTCCACCAGGCGAGAGTCGGACTACGACAGCATCTGA
- the srsf2b gene encoding serine/arginine-rich splicing factor 2b isoform X1, translating into MSYGRAPPDVDGMTSLKVDNLTYRTSPETLRRVFEKYGRVGDVYIPRDRYTKESRGFAFVRFHDKRDAEDAMDAMDGALLDGRELRVQMARYGRPPDSHYGGGGGGGGGGGGRRGGGGPPRRYSGHGRRSRSSSPSPRHRRRSRSRSRSRSRSRSRSRYSKSRSRSYSRSKSHSPRTKKAKAKSQSRSRSRSRSRSKSRSRSRTPTPASKRESRSRSKSQPKSAAENGGESP; encoded by the exons ATGAGTTACGGTCGGGCACCGCCAGACGTTGATGGCATGACTTCCCTCAAAGTGGACAACTTAACGTACCGAACATCCCCCGAAACCCTCAGGCGTGTTTTCGAGAAGTACGGTCGGGTAGGGGACGTCTACATCCCCCGAGACCGCTACACGAAAGAAAGTCGCGGGTTCGCGTTTGTGCGGTTCCACGACAAGCGGGACGCCGAAGACGCGATGGACGCCATGGACGGCGCGCTCCTCGACGGACGGGAGCTGCGGGTCCAGATGGCCCGGTACGGAAGACCCCCTGATTCCCACTACGGCGGTGGTGGCGGTGGCGGTGGCGGCGGTGGAGGACGGCGAGGTGGAGGAGGGCCGCCCAGGAGATACAGCGGGCATGGACGCCGAAGCAGGAG CTCTTCCCCCAGCCCGAGACACAGAAGACGGAGCAGATCCCGCAGCAGGAGCCGCTCTCGATCCAGAAGCCGATCCCGCTACAGCAAATCCAGGTCCCGGTCCTACTCCCGATCCAAGTCCCACTCTCCCAGGACCAAGAAGGCCAAGGCTAAGTCCCAGTCTCGTTCCAGATCTAGATCCAGGTCCCGGTCCAAGTCCAGGTCCAGAAGCCGCACCCCCACCCCCGCCTCCAAAAGAGAGTCCAGGTCGAGATCTAAAAGCCAGCCCAAGTcggcagcagaaaatggaggcGAATCCCCTTAG